Proteins encoded within one genomic window of Haematobia irritans isolate KBUSLIRL chromosome 5, ASM5000362v1, whole genome shotgun sequence:
- the LOC142238292 gene encoding CCHC-type zinc finger nucleic acid binding protein-like: protein MSMNSTCYKCNRPGHFARDCNSGGGGGGRDMRRGNNREKCFKCNQIGHFARACPEESERCYRCNGIGHISKDCPQPDNPTCFNCNKVGHWARNCPDAANDRGSSNISCYKCNRTGHISKNCPDTAKTCYSCGKSGHLRRECEEKGSRN, encoded by the coding sequence ATGTCTATGAATTCCACGTGCTACAAATGCAACCGTCCGGGCCATTTTGCTCGTGATTGTAATTCCGGTGGTGGTGGAGGAGGACGCGACATGAGACGCGGAAACAATCgcgaaaaatgtttcaaatgtaACCAAATTGGTCATTTTGCCCGTGCCTGCCCCGAGGAGTCGGAACGTTGTTATCGCTGCAATGGCATAGGTCATATTTCAAAAGACTGCCCGCAACCTGATAATCCAACGTGTTTCAACTGTAATAAAGTCGGTCACTGGGCCCGCAACTGCCCCGACGCAGCGAATGATCGTGGCTCCAGTAACATTTCTTGCTACAAGTGTAACCGTACTGGTCACATCTCGAAGAATTGCCCAGATACGGCCAAGACATGTTATAGCTGTGGCAAGAGTGGTCATCTGAGACGGGAGTGTGAGGAAAAAGGAAGCCGTAACTAG